A genomic window from Streptomyces sp. MST-110588 includes:
- a CDS encoding DinB family protein, producing MIEPNPKADLLRYLQEAREALVWKLDGLSEYDIRRPLTSTGTNLLGLVKHVAGVELGYFGDTFGRPFFDEDPPPWWYTEDTEPNSDMWATAYESREYIVGLYRQAWKHSDSTIATLPLEATGHVPWWPEERREVTLHHILVRVISDTQRHAGHADIVRELIDGSVGYLQGKDNMPPGDQAWWEDHRSRLERVAREVDG from the coding sequence ATGATCGAACCGAACCCGAAAGCGGACCTTCTCCGATACCTGCAAGAAGCGCGTGAAGCCCTGGTGTGGAAGCTCGATGGGCTCTCGGAGTACGACATCCGCCGTCCGCTGACTTCCACAGGCACGAACCTGTTGGGGCTGGTCAAGCATGTCGCCGGTGTGGAACTGGGCTATTTCGGTGACACGTTCGGGCGGCCGTTCTTCGACGAGGACCCGCCGCCCTGGTGGTATACGGAGGACACAGAACCCAACTCGGACATGTGGGCCACGGCATACGAGTCACGCGAATACATCGTCGGGCTGTATCGACAGGCGTGGAAGCACTCCGACAGCACGATCGCGACGCTGCCGCTTGAGGCGACAGGACACGTCCCGTGGTGGCCGGAGGAACGTCGGGAGGTGACACTGCACCACATCCTGGTGCGCGTGATCTCCGATACTCAGCGGCACGCCGGCCACGCGGACATCGTGCGAGAGCTCATCGACGGATCCGTCGGGTATCTGCAGGGCAAGGACAACATGCCGCCAGGGGATCAGGCGTGGTGGGAGGACCACCGGAGCCGCCTGGAGCGCGTGGCGCGGGAAGTCGACGGCTGA
- the istB gene encoding IS21-like element helper ATPase IstB, translating into MTRKRGLTEEAATASIDQACRMLRLPSIRQQFADLAEGAARDQMSYRAFLAELLMTECDDRARRRSERRIKAASFPRDKSLRVFDFDANLNVDPATVNTLATCEWVKKGEPLCLIGDSGTGKSHLLIALGTEAAMHGFRVRYVLATKLVNELVEAADEKQLSKTIARYGRVDLLCIDELGYMELDRRGAELLFQVLTEREEKNSVAIASNESFSGWTKTFTDPRLCAAIVDRLTFNGAIIQTGTESYSLAHTKALAEQTQAS; encoded by the coding sequence ATGACACGTAAGCGCGGACTGACCGAAGAAGCCGCCACCGCCTCGATCGACCAGGCATGCCGCATGCTCAGGCTGCCCTCCATCCGCCAGCAGTTCGCCGACCTCGCCGAAGGCGCCGCACGCGATCAGATGTCGTATCGGGCGTTCCTCGCCGAACTGCTGATGACCGAGTGCGACGACCGGGCCCGCCGACGCTCAGAACGCCGGATCAAGGCCGCTTCCTTCCCCCGCGACAAGAGCCTGCGGGTATTCGACTTCGACGCCAACCTCAACGTCGACCCGGCCACCGTCAACACCCTCGCCACCTGCGAATGGGTCAAGAAAGGGGAGCCGCTCTGCCTGATCGGCGACTCCGGCACCGGCAAGTCCCACCTGCTGATCGCCCTGGGCACGGAGGCCGCGATGCACGGCTTCCGCGTCCGCTACGTGCTGGCCACCAAGCTCGTCAACGAACTCGTCGAAGCCGCCGACGAGAAGCAGCTGTCCAAGACGATCGCCCGCTACGGCCGCGTCGATCTGTTATGCATTGATGAACTCGGCTATATGGAGCTTGACCGCAGGGGCGCTGAGCTGCTGTTTCAGGTTCTGACCGAGCGCGAGGAGAAGAACAGCGTTGCCATCGCTTCGAACGAAAGTTTCAGCGGGTGGACGAAAACGTTCACGGATCCGCGGCTCTGCGCGGCCATAGTCGACCGCCTGACCTTCAATGGCGCCATCATCCAGACCGGCACCGAGTCCTACAGCCTCGCCCATACCAAAGCCCTGGCCGAACAAACCCAGGCCAGCTGA